The following proteins come from a genomic window of Ictidomys tridecemlineatus isolate mIctTri1 chromosome 9, mIctTri1.hap1, whole genome shotgun sequence:
- the Lrit3 gene encoding leucine-rich repeat, immunoglobulin-like domain and transmembrane domain-containing protein 3 — protein MTACIPGTPVSECLGFSFYLLFKLPLEEAMLLFAHLCIVLSFLEVVRCSCPSQCTCDLRGRDDDSGSRLVLCNDLDMNQVPMNLPVDTSKLRIEKTVIRTIPAEAFYYLVELQYLWMAYNSVASIDPSSFYNLKQLHELRLDGNSLANFPWVSLRDMPYLRTLDLHNNRITSVPNEAVRYLKNLTYLDLSSNRLTTLPPDFLESWSHLATIPSRGPDLLPRRIILGLQDNPWFCDCHISKIIELSKVADPTIVLLDPMMVCSDPEHLSGILFQKAELEQCLKPSVMTSATKIMSALGSNVLLRCDATGYPTPRLTWTRSDSSPVNYTVIQESPEEGVRWSIISLTGISYKDAGDYKCKAKNLAGKSEAVVTVTVVGTVTTTIASDTSERRTGDQPEEEVQPEFGRLTSTPSSSSSSSSSFSISALSPASVASSSLSPVSIVSTTPGISASITRASRQPLQLRPDGKRKVKVEKWGSKLPPVSDNKKGELALLDQAMSLETNATIEDLRVVIETKESVTLTWNTINTTHSSGLTVLYSKYGEKDLLLLNADPNKNQVTLDGLEPGRQYVACVCPKGVPPQKDQCITFSTDNVDEGDSQWSFLIVVTSTACVIVLPLICFLLYKVCKLQCKSESFWEDDLAKETYIQFETLSPRSQSLGDLWTRRHRDDSEKLLLCSRSSVES, from the exons ATGACGGCTTGCATTCCTGGCACACCAGTTTCTGAATGTTTAGGATTTAGTTTTTACCTTTTGTTCAAATTACCTCTGGAAGAAGCCATGCTTCTTTTTGCACATCTGTGCATTGTGCTCAGCTTTTTGGAAGTAGTAAGGTGTTCGTGTCCTTCTCAGTGCACCTGTGATCTTCGTGGCAGAGATGACGACTCAGGTTCAAG GTTGGTGCTATGTAATGACCTGGATATGAACCAAGTCCCTATGAACCTCCCTGTGGATACCTCAAAACTTCGCATAGAAAAAACCGTCATCCGCACAATTCCAGCTGAGGCCTTCTATTACCTGGTGGAGCTCCAGTACCTCTGGATGGCTTACAATTCGGTGGCCAGCATTGACCCCAGCAGCTTTTACAACCTAAAGCAGCTGCATGAGTTGCGCCTGGACGGGAATTCTCTGGCCAACTTCCCCTGGGTGTCTCTGCGGGACATGCCCTACCTGAGGACCCTGGATTTGCACAATAACAGAATCACCAGTGTGCCAAATGAGGCGGTCAGGTATCTGAAGAACCTCACCTACTTGGATTTATCAAGCAACAGACTAACCACACTGCCGCCCGATTTCCTGGAGAGCTGGTCTCACTTAGCTACAATACCATCTAGAGGCCCAGATCTTTTACCAAGAAGAATTATTCTTG gTCTGCAGGACAACCCTTGGTTCTGTGACTGTCACATTTCCAAAATAATTGAGTTGTCAAAGGTTGCTGACCCGACCATAGTGCTTCTTGACCCAATGATGGTGTGTAGTGACCCTGAGCACCTCTCAGGGATTTTGTTTCAGAAGGCTGAGTTGGAGCAGTGTCTGAAGCCATCCGTGATGACTTCGGCCACCAAAATCATGTCAGCTCTGGGAAGTAATGTTCTGCTGCGGTGTGATGCCACTGGCTACCCCACCCCACGGCTCACATGGACCAGATCTGACAGCTCACCAGTTAATTATACAG taATTCAGGAGTCTCCAGAGGAAGGAGTCAGATGGTCCATAATAAGCTTGACAGGCATTTCTTACAAGGACGCTGGGGATTACAAATGTAAGGCCAAAAATTTGGCTGGGAAGTCAGAAGCTGTGGTTACCGTGACAGTGGTTGGCACTGTCACAACCACCATAGCATCAGACACTTCGGAAAGGAGAACTGGAGATCAGCCCGAGGAGGAGGTGCAACCGGAATTTGGAAGACTGACATCCACACCttcatcctcttcttcctcctcttcttctttttctatttctgctttgTCTCCTGCCTCTGTTGCTTCTTCCTCTTTGTCTCCTGTCTCCATTGTTTCAACCACACCTGGCATTTCAGCAAGCATCACCAGGGCCAGCAGGCAGCCACTCCAGCTCCGACCagatgggaaaagaaaagtaaaggtgGAGAAGTGGGGGAGCAAGCTTCCTCCTGTCAGTGACAATAAGAAAGGAGAGCTGGCATTGTTGGATCAAGCAATGTCCCTGGAGACCAATGCCACAATAGAAGACCTTAGGGTAGTCATCGAGACGAAAGAGAGTGTGACCTTAACCTGGAACACCATTAACACCACACATAGCTCTGGGCTGACTGTGCTATATTCCAAGTATGGTGAGAAGGATCTGCTGCTGTTGAATGCAGACCCCAACAAGAACCAAGTAACCCTAGATGGCTTGGAGCCTGGAAGACAGTACGTGGCATGTGTCTGTCCAAAAGGAGTGCCTCCCCAGAAGGACCAGTGCATCACATTTTCCACTGACAATGTCGACGAAGGTGATTCGCAATGGTCTTTCCTCATCGTGGTGACCAGTACTGCCTGTGTTATTGTCTTGCcgttaatttgttttttattgtataAAGTTTGCAAACTGCAGTGTAAGTCAGAATCTTTCTGGGAAGATGATTTGGCAAAAGAGACTTATATCCAATTTGAGACCCTGTCGCCCAGGTCTCAAAGTCTAGGGGATCTCTggacaagaaggcacagagacgaTTCAGAAAAGTTGCTGCTGTGTTCTAGGTCAAGTGTGGAATCTTAG
- the Rrh gene encoding visual pigment-like receptor peropsin isoform X1 gives MLKNNLDNSSDSKNEDGSVFSQTEHNIVATYLILAGVISILSNLIVLGIFIKYKELRTPTNAIIINLAFTDIGVSSIGYPMSAASDLYGSWKFGYTGCQIYAGLNIFFGMASIGLLTVVAVDRYLTICRPDVGRRMTTTTYVSMILGAWINGLFWAMMPIIGWAGYAPDPTGATCTINWRKNDTSFVSYTMTVIAVNFIVPLTVMFYCYYHVTRSIKHHAASNCTAYLNRDWSDQVDVTKMSVIMILMFLVAWSPYSIVCLWASFGNPKKIPPSMAIIAPLFAKSSTFYNPCIYVAANKRFRRAMFAMFKCQTHQAMPVTSVLPMDVSQSPRASGRI, from the exons ATGCTAAAGAATAATTTAGATAACAGTTCAGACTCAAAAAATGAAGATGGCTCTGTCTTTTCGCAGACTGAACACAACATTGTTGCAACTTACTTGATTCTGGCAG GTGTGATAAGTATTCTCAGCAACCTAATAGTTCTGGGCATCTTCATTAAGTACAAGGAACTTCGGACACCTACGAATGCAATCATTATTAACCTGGCTTTCACTGATATAGGGGTCAGTAGTATTGGCTATCCCATGTCTGCTGCTTCAGATCTGTATGGAAGTTGGAAATTTGGATATACAGGCTGTCAG ATTTATGCTGGATTGAATATCTTTTTTGGAATGGCAAGCATTGGATTGCTCACAGTGGTGGCCGTGGATAGATACCTGACCATCTGTCGCCCGGATGTGG GAAGAAGAATGACCACCACCACTTATGTCAGCATGATTCTGGGGGCCTGGATCAATGGCCTGTTCTGGGCTATGATGCCCATCATAGGGTGGGCCGGTTATGCCCCAGATCCTACTGGGGCTACCTGTACCATAAATTGGAGGAAAAATGATAC ATCTTTTGTGTCTTACACGATGACAGTGATTGCAGTAAATTTTATTGTGCCCTTGACAGTGATGTTTTATTGCTACTACCACGTCACTCGATCCATTAAACACCATGCTGCTAGTAACTGCACTGCAtacctaaacagagactggtcaGACCAAGTAGATGTAACAAAG atgtCTGTGATAATGATATTGATGTTTCTGGTGGCATGGTCTCCTTATTCCATTGTGTGCTTATGGGCTTCTTTTGGTAACCCAAAGAAGATTCCTCCTTCAATGGCCATCATAGCTCCACTGTTTGCAAAATCATCTACATTCTACAACCCTTGTATTTATGTGGCTGCTAATAAAAG GTTTCGGAGGGCTATGTTTGCCATGTTCAAATGTCAGACTCATCAAGCAATGCCTGTGACAAGCGTTTTACCAATGGATGTATCTCAAAGCCCACGGGCTTCTGGAAGAAtctga
- the Rrh gene encoding visual pigment-like receptor peropsin isoform X3 gives MSAASDLYGSWKFGYTGCQIYAGLNIFFGMASIGLLTVVAVDRYLTICRPDVGRRMTTTTYVSMILGAWINGLFWAMMPIIGWAGYAPDPTGATCTINWRKNDTSFVSYTMTVIAVNFIVPLTVMFYCYYHVTRSIKHHAASNCTAYLNRDWSDQVDVTKMSVIMILMFLVAWSPYSIVCLWASFGNPKKIPPSMAIIAPLFAKSSTFYNPCIYVAANKRFRRAMFAMFKCQTHQAMPVTSVLPMDVSQSPRASGRI, from the exons ATGTCTGCTGCTTCAGATCTGTATGGAAGTTGGAAATTTGGATATACAGGCTGTCAG ATTTATGCTGGATTGAATATCTTTTTTGGAATGGCAAGCATTGGATTGCTCACAGTGGTGGCCGTGGATAGATACCTGACCATCTGTCGCCCGGATGTGG GAAGAAGAATGACCACCACCACTTATGTCAGCATGATTCTGGGGGCCTGGATCAATGGCCTGTTCTGGGCTATGATGCCCATCATAGGGTGGGCCGGTTATGCCCCAGATCCTACTGGGGCTACCTGTACCATAAATTGGAGGAAAAATGATAC ATCTTTTGTGTCTTACACGATGACAGTGATTGCAGTAAATTTTATTGTGCCCTTGACAGTGATGTTTTATTGCTACTACCACGTCACTCGATCCATTAAACACCATGCTGCTAGTAACTGCACTGCAtacctaaacagagactggtcaGACCAAGTAGATGTAACAAAG atgtCTGTGATAATGATATTGATGTTTCTGGTGGCATGGTCTCCTTATTCCATTGTGTGCTTATGGGCTTCTTTTGGTAACCCAAAGAAGATTCCTCCTTCAATGGCCATCATAGCTCCACTGTTTGCAAAATCATCTACATTCTACAACCCTTGTATTTATGTGGCTGCTAATAAAAG GTTTCGGAGGGCTATGTTTGCCATGTTCAAATGTCAGACTCATCAAGCAATGCCTGTGACAAGCGTTTTACCAATGGATGTATCTCAAAGCCCACGGGCTTCTGGAAGAAtctga
- the Rrh gene encoding visual pigment-like receptor peropsin isoform X2, whose translation MLKNNLDNSSDSKNEDGSVFSQTEHNIVATYLILAGVSSIGYPMSAASDLYGSWKFGYTGCQIYAGLNIFFGMASIGLLTVVAVDRYLTICRPDVGRRMTTTTYVSMILGAWINGLFWAMMPIIGWAGYAPDPTGATCTINWRKNDTSFVSYTMTVIAVNFIVPLTVMFYCYYHVTRSIKHHAASNCTAYLNRDWSDQVDVTKMSVIMILMFLVAWSPYSIVCLWASFGNPKKIPPSMAIIAPLFAKSSTFYNPCIYVAANKRFRRAMFAMFKCQTHQAMPVTSVLPMDVSQSPRASGRI comes from the exons ATGCTAAAGAATAATTTAGATAACAGTTCAGACTCAAAAAATGAAGATGGCTCTGTCTTTTCGCAGACTGAACACAACATTGTTGCAACTTACTTGATTCTGGCAG GGGTCAGTAGTATTGGCTATCCCATGTCTGCTGCTTCAGATCTGTATGGAAGTTGGAAATTTGGATATACAGGCTGTCAG ATTTATGCTGGATTGAATATCTTTTTTGGAATGGCAAGCATTGGATTGCTCACAGTGGTGGCCGTGGATAGATACCTGACCATCTGTCGCCCGGATGTGG GAAGAAGAATGACCACCACCACTTATGTCAGCATGATTCTGGGGGCCTGGATCAATGGCCTGTTCTGGGCTATGATGCCCATCATAGGGTGGGCCGGTTATGCCCCAGATCCTACTGGGGCTACCTGTACCATAAATTGGAGGAAAAATGATAC ATCTTTTGTGTCTTACACGATGACAGTGATTGCAGTAAATTTTATTGTGCCCTTGACAGTGATGTTTTATTGCTACTACCACGTCACTCGATCCATTAAACACCATGCTGCTAGTAACTGCACTGCAtacctaaacagagactggtcaGACCAAGTAGATGTAACAAAG atgtCTGTGATAATGATATTGATGTTTCTGGTGGCATGGTCTCCTTATTCCATTGTGTGCTTATGGGCTTCTTTTGGTAACCCAAAGAAGATTCCTCCTTCAATGGCCATCATAGCTCCACTGTTTGCAAAATCATCTACATTCTACAACCCTTGTATTTATGTGGCTGCTAATAAAAG GTTTCGGAGGGCTATGTTTGCCATGTTCAAATGTCAGACTCATCAAGCAATGCCTGTGACAAGCGTTTTACCAATGGATGTATCTCAAAGCCCACGGGCTTCTGGAAGAAtctga